The Caldisericia bacterium DNA window TCTTGGTATTATATTCAACACCTGCGGAAATGATGTCTGGATGTAAACCTGAATGACAGAGGCTAAAGTGAAGAAAAGAGCTGCAAAGAATGTACCAATTGGAGTCCATTTTCCAAATATCATTGCAGCAAGAGCTATGAATCCAAGTCCTGCTGGCATGTGATTATCAAATAGATCAAGTTGACCTATGGACATTGAGGCACCTGCAAGGGCGGCAAGAATTCCCGAAGCTATAACTGCAAGATATCTAACAAGATAGACATTTATTCCGAGAGTATCTGCAGCTTTTGGATGTTCACCTACTGCTCTGTGTCTCAAACCCCAAGGTGTGTGGTAAAGGTAGAAATGGATCACAAATGGAAGAATTAGAGCAAGGAGGACAAATATATTTAAAGAGGAGAAGAGTTCACCAACTACAGGTAGTTTTGCCAATGATGGGAAAACTGGCTTATTCATAAAAGATGCAACAGAGGGAGAGTGTCCTGTGGTATTAAAGTA harbors:
- a CDS encoding ABC transporter permease is translated as MSVAKVIVSFISSMLQFGTPIILAGLGGVMCENAGVTNIALEGIMRMGGFFAVLGSYISSTKIDPILGGRDPLAGNPWVGIVFAIAIGILVGLLHAYISVSLRGNQIVSGVAINVFALGGMTFFLERYFNTTGHSPSVASFMNKPVFPSLAKLPVVGELFSSLNIFVLLALILPFVIHFYLYHTPWGLRHRAVGEHPKAADTLGINVYLVRYLAVIASGILAALAGASMSIGQLDLFDNHMPAGLGFIALAAMIFGKWTPIGTFFAALFFTLASVIQVYIQTSFPQVLNIIPRGFFLALPYILTLLVLAGFVGRATPPAADGIPYEKGEKL